The nucleotide sequence GTCCGGATCGCCTTCGGCGACCTCGGGCCGTTGGCCGGGGCGATCGGCGCGGCGGCCTTGTTGCGTGAGGAGGTGCCGGCATGAAACTCATCGACGCGGCCGACTACGCAGAACTCAGCCGGGCGGCCGCCGGGATCGTCGTCGAGCAGGTGCGGAAACGGCCGGACTCGCTGCTGGTGCTGCCGACCGGAAACACGCCCGTCGGGATGTTCCGCGACCTGGTGGCGGCCGCGCATAACGGCGATGTGGATTTCTCCAGGGCGCGGTTCGCGATGCTGGACGAATATGCCGGCATCGGGCGGAACGATGAGCGACGGCTCTATCACTGGATTCGCAAGGAGCTGTTCGATCCGCTCGGCGTGCGGCCGGGGGCGGTGATCGCATTCGACCCGGAAGCGGATCCGGAGTGCGAAGCCCGTTTCGTCGAGCAACGCATCGCCCGGCAGGGCGGCATCGACCTCGCCGTCCTCGGTCTCGGGCCGAACGGCCACATCGCCATGAACGAGCCGGGCAGCGATGCCGACAGCCGCACGCGGCTGGTCACGCTCACGCCCGCGACCATCCGGTCCAACGCCGCCTATTGGGGGAGCGAGGCAAAGGTGCCGAGAAAGGGACTGACGCTCGGCCTCGGCACGCTCGCAGAGGCCCGCGCGCTCGTGCTCCTCGTTGCCGGCGGCGGCAAGGCCGCCATCCTGGAGCGCGTCCTGAATGCCGCGCCGTCGGACGCAATTCCGGCAGCGATCCTCGGCGCGCACCCGGCTTTCACCGTGGTCGCCGACCGCGCGGCACTGGGGCTTCACGCGTAGGGCTCCCGTGCGTCGCGCCTGCTGCGGGCGTGCCGATTATTCCGTGCGGTTGGCGGCCTTGAAGTGCCGCGCCCGAATTTTCGCGATCATGCGCTGCTTGAGAACGGCGAAGAGTTTCGGCGGCAGGAAGCCGTAGGCGAATTCCGGTGGCGCGCTGCCGGGCAGGGGGCGCAGGTCGGGCCCCGGCCAAATGAACCGGTTGGCCTCGCTGAAGACGATCCAGGAGCGCTCGTCGTCGAGGCCGAGATGGGCTTTCACCCGTGGGGGAAGCTCGGTCGCACCGGTCTTGTCCCTCGGTTCGGCATGCGTGATCGGGATGACAACGACGAGAATATCCTCGTCGCGCTGTTCGCTGGTCAGGACGACCGCGCAGGGTCGGTCCTTGGTGCCTTCCTCGCGTCCGGCCCGTTGTTCCTGCCACCAGAGATAGGAATAGCGGATGACGAGGCCCGGCTCCGGACGCGGAAGGCTCACGGCTTCCAGTCGTCCAGCATGTCGTCGAGGTGGGCGTGCTCCGCCGGGACCTCGGCCTTTTCCAATGCTTCCAAAAACCCTTCGTCCATGTCCTGAAGGCGGAGGACCTCGCGGTCGCGGCGTTTCAGGCGCTGGTATTCCTCGCTCGAAAGGAGAACGAGGCTCTCGCGGCCATGATTGACGATCGTGACCGGTTCCCGTCGGGCGATGTCACGATAGCGGCCGAATTTGCGGATCAATTCGGTGGAAGACACGGAGGGCATATGGATCGGTCCTGTTTCCGTCATCCTTCCAATATATGCGGCGAAAAGCAGAAATTCCAGCTTTTCCAT is from Rhodobium gokarnense and encodes:
- a CDS encoding 6-phosphogluconolactonase, with translation MKLIDAADYAELSRAAAGIVVEQVRKRPDSLLVLPTGNTPVGMFRDLVAAAHNGDVDFSRARFAMLDEYAGIGRNDERRLYHWIRKELFDPLGVRPGAVIAFDPEADPECEARFVEQRIARQGGIDLAVLGLGPNGHIAMNEPGSDADSRTRLVTLTPATIRSNAAYWGSEAKVPRKGLTLGLGTLAEARALVLLVAGGGKAAILERVLNAAPSDAIPAAILGAHPAFTVVADRAALGLHA
- a CDS encoding type II toxin-antitoxin system Phd/YefM family antitoxin, yielding MEKLEFLLFAAYIGRMTETGPIHMPSVSSTELIRKFGRYRDIARREPVTIVNHGRESLVLLSSEEYQRLKRRDREVLRLQDMDEGFLEALEKAEVPAEHAHLDDMLDDWKP